In Labrus mixtus chromosome 13, fLabMix1.1, whole genome shotgun sequence, a single genomic region encodes these proteins:
- the slc15a2 gene encoding solute carrier family 15 member 2, giving the protein MTKKLCGTNYPTSICFIVVNEFCERFSYYGMKAVLTLYFLTYLHWDKDLSTAIYHAFSSLCYFTPIMGAVIADSWLGKFKTIIYLSIVYVIGHVVKSIGAIPTVGNTDVHISMSMVGLILIAFGTGGIKPCVAAFGGDQFDEENGAERQKFFSIFYMSINAGSLLSTIITPMLRGDVKCFGNDCYALAFGVPAILMIVATVVFIAGSGLYKKTPPKGNVLLEVCNCIGFAIKKRSRRSKHDPPRKHWLDWAEEKYSKRLIQEIKMVLRVLVLYIPLPMFWALFDQQGSRWTLQATRMNMAFGDSFTIKPDQMQMLNALMILLFVPVFDLVVYPLVGLCRINITPLRKMAVGMIFAALAFGAATVVEVNVVETVVNPAPAGKCLLQVYNLARGDVNVTVGSNNPFPAPIGPFQDPPQYETVTLGETSKNLTIQVTFNGETSECLQKFEEKKAYSLIVDFVNTGIQCKLVEDNIQKSDDGNPFLRFLNKGPDAIAIHVGDVDFFVPSGVMSLNKSISQGEYPHVTCNLTLGESPHLNLGLLDFGASYTVILMKETSKLVPHKMVDVEANNVHIAWQIPQYVLITIGEVMFSITGLEFSYSQAPANMKSVLQAGWLLTVAFGNVIVLIVAEGAGLEQWIEFLLFASMLLGVCIIFSIMASFYTYVDPSELDKIYLEDSGKEEDDHNDLKKITDDMQLNKRGKSTKF; this is encoded by the exons CGGTGCTGACACTCTACTTCCTCACTTACCTTCACTGGGACAAGGATCTCTCCACGGCTATCTACCATGCCTTCAGCAGCCTCTGCTACTTCACGCCCATAATGGGAGCAGTCATCGCTGACTCCTGGCTGGGAAAATTCAA GACCATCATCTACTTGTCCATTGTATATGTGATCGGCCATGTGGTCAAGTCGATCGGAGCCATTCCCACTGTGGGAAACACGGATGTGCACAT CTCTATGTCCATGGTCGGTTTGATACTCATAGCCTTTGGTACAGGAGGAATCAAACCCTGCGTGGCGGCTTTTGGAGGAGACCAGTTTGACGAGGAGAAT GGCGCCGAAAGGCAGAAATTCTTCTCTATCTTCTACATGTCCATAAATGCTGGGAGCCTCTTGTCGACTATAATCACACCCATGCTGAGAG GTGATGTCAAGTGTTTTGGTAATGACTGCTACGCTCTGGCCTTCGGGGTTCCTGCTATTCTGATGATCGTGGCTACAG TTGTGTTCATTGCTGGCAGCGGCCTGTACAAGAAGACTCCTCCCAAAGGAAACGTACTGTTGGAAGTCTGCAATTGCATTGGG tttgccATCAAAAAACGCTCAAGAAGATCCAAGCATGATCCACCGAGAAAGCACTGGTTGGACTGGGCGGAGGAGAAGTACTCG AAGCGTCTAATCCAGGAGATTAAGATGGTGCTGCGGGTTTTGGTGCTCTATATTCCACTTCCGATGTTCTGGGCTCTGTTTGATCAGCAG GGTTCCCGCTGGACTCTTCAGGCCACGAGGATGAACATGGCTTTT gGAGACTCTTTCACTATTAAGCCTGACCAAATGCAG ATGTTGAACGCTCTGATGATTCTTCTCTTTGTGCCCGTCTTTGACCTCGTCGTATATCCACTCGTTGGCCTTTGCAGAATCAATATCAC GCCTCTGAGAAAAATGGCCGTGGGAATGATTTTTGCTGCACTGGCCTTCGGAGCAGCAACAGTGGTGGAAGTGAACGTTGTG GAAACAGTGGTGAATCCTGCTCCTGCAGGAAAGTGTCTCCTGCAGGTGTATAACCTGGCCAGAGGTGATGTCAATGTGACAGTTGGTTCAAACAACCCGTTTCCAGCCCCCATCGGACCCTTTCAG GACCCTCCTCAGTATGAGACTGTTACACTTGGAGAAACCAGCAAGAACCTGACAATCCAGGTCACCTTCAATGGAGAAACGTCAGAGTGTTTGCAGAAGTTTGAAGAGAAGAAGGCCTACAGTCTGATTGTAGACTTCGTAAATACTGGCATCCAGTGCAAACTT GTGGAAGATAACATACAGAAATCTGATGACGGGAATCCCTTCCTCAG GTTCCTAAATAAAGGACCAGATGCAATCGCCATACATGTGGGAGATGTGGATTTCTTTGTGCCATCTGGAGTAATGTCTCTGAACAAGAGCATCAGTCAGGGAGA ATACCCACATGTAACCTGCAACCTGACGTTAGGAGAAAGCCCTCATCTCAACCTGGGCCTGCTGGACTTTGGAGCTTCATACACTGTTATACTCATGAAG gaaacaaGTAAACTTGTTCCTCACAAGATGGTGGATGTTGAAGCCAACAACGTGCACATAGCGTGGCAGATCCCTCAGTACGTCCTCATAACTATAGGAGAGGTGATGTTCTCCATCACAGGCCTGGAGTTCTCCTACTCACAG GCTCCAGCCAACATGAAGTCAGTCCTGCAGGCCGGCTGGCTGCTCACGGTCGCATTTGGGAACGTGATAGTGCTGATCGTGGCCGAGGGGGCAGGACTGGAACAG TGGATAGAGTTCCTCTTGTTTGCCAGCATGCTTTTGGGCGTCTGCATCATCTTCTCTATCATGGCTTCCTTCTACACCTACGTTGACCCCAGCGAGCTCGACAAGATCTACCTGGAGGATTcagggaaggaggaggatgaccaCAATGACCTGAAGAAAATTACTGATGACATGCAGCTGAACAAAAGAGGGAAGAGCACAAAATTCTAA